In the Telopea speciosissima isolate NSW1024214 ecotype Mountain lineage chromosome 2, Tspe_v1, whole genome shotgun sequence genome, one interval contains:
- the LOC122650818 gene encoding uncharacterized protein LOC122650818 has protein sequence MDNNSSYSHSKVPQFDGTGYDFWRIRMETYLKSLGYGVWMSVKNGYKIPTSDITDTVERKTYENNSKTKNALLSALVNTEFARVVGCETAKEVWDKLQNVHEGDEKIKEAKVQHYRSLFDNLKMSDEDTVESFMSKVHEIINAIRSLGEEIKAAVVVKKILRSLPDLYNPKVSAIEESKNLNELSLDELHGILTAYKMRMVKPKSTEKEFAFKAMNKLKIKQENDNEDSDDELIAYLARKFKNGKDELTEVEDYDDELMFVVLASNDNQEEEEKSDEDEQSEAKDLKTIFYTTLNELKIERKKSKMLEKQLAVEGEKISQLKLTIEETQKMTEDISINLSLKVDECAKLEEEIVKLKVEVEILKNKDYLIVANTFPIVRTVNDKGKEVSVQETEEEHDQASNGASMLDDLLSRQRPINDKSGLGYENRSSSKRVKIKGNDTAHNPVRFVREKRRGSRHMNSTSKKVDEDGFTTSNRM, from the exons ATGGACAACAACAGTAGTTACAGTCATAGCAAGGTACCACAGTTTGATGGAACAGGTTATGATTTTTGGCGCATCAGGATGGAAACATATCTGAAATCATTGGGCTACGGTGTTTGGATGTCTGTGAAGAATGGATACAAAATTCCCACAAGTGATATAACTGATACAGTTGAACGCAAGACGTATGAAAATAACTCTAAGACTAAGAATGCACTTTTGAGTGCATTGGTCAACACTGAGTTTGCCAGGGTTGTTGGATGTGAGACTGCTAAAGAAGTGTGGGACAAGTTACAGAATGTCCATGAAGGTGATGAGAAGATCAAAGAGGCAAAAGTACAACACTATAGGTCACTGTTTGATAAtttgaagatgtctgatgaagatACAGTGGAAAGCTTCATGAGCAAAGTGCATGAAATTATAAATGCCATCAGAAGTCTTGGTGAGGAAATCAAGGCTGCAGTGGTAGTAAAGAAGATTCTCAGGTCCTTGCCGGATCTCTATAACCCAAAGGTGTCTGCTATAGAAGAGTCAAAGAATTTGAATGAGTTGAGTTTAGATGAATTGCATGGTATATTGACAGCATATAAAATGAGAATGGTGAAGCCTAAATCCACAGAGAAGGAGTTTGCATTTAAAGCCATGAATAAGTTGAAAATTAAGCAAGAAAATGATAATGAAGATTCTGATGATGAGCTTATTGCCTACCTTGCCAGGAAGTTCAAGAATGGTAAAG ATGAATTAACAGAAGTTGAAGACTATGATGATGAACTAATGTTCGTGGTCTTAGCAAGTAATGACAatcaagaggaggaagaaaaatctGATGAGGATGAACAATCAGAAGCTAAAGATCTGAAAACTATTTTTTATACTACCTTAAATGAGCTcaagatagaaagaaagaaaagcaagaTGTTGGAGAAGCAGCTTGCAGTAGAAGGAGAGAAAATCAGTCAACTAAAGCTCACCATTGAAGAAACACAGAAGATGACTGAAGATATTAGCATTAACTTATCTTTGAAAGTTGATGAATGTgccaagcttgaagaagaaatagtaAAACTAAAGGTAGaagttgaaattttgaaaaataaggacTACCTTATAGTTGCAAATACATTTCCAATAGTTAGAACTGTGAATGACAAGGGCAAGGAGGTTTCTGTTCaagaaactgaagaagaacATGATCAAGCATCAAATGGAGCTAGCATGTTAGATGATCTCCTTAGTAGACAAAGACCTATCAATGATAAATCTGGTCTTGGCTATGAGAATAGAAGTTCTTCAAAGAGAGTGAAGATAAAAGGGAATGACACTGCACATAATCCGGTCAGGTTTGTtcgtgagaagagaagaggttcAAGACATATGAATTCTACTAGCAAGAAGGTTGACGAGGATGGATTTACTACT AGTAACAGAATGTAG